A single window of Sneathiella limimaris DNA harbors:
- a CDS encoding LL-diaminopimelate aminotransferase, whose product MNSDFHRIKRLPPYVFEEVNRMKAAARAAGEDIIDLGMGNPDTPTPKHIVDKLVDTVQDGRTHRYSTSRGIPGLRRANAAYYKRRFGVDIDPETETIATLGSKEGLANLAMAITTPGDVILSPNPSYPIHPYGFIIAGAVVRHFEVGPHIDFFEALERGMAHCYPTPTCLILNFPSNPTAMTVDLDFYRRVVDFAKQHEMYILSDLAYAEIYFDGNPPPSILQVEGAKDIAVEFTSLSKTYSMPGWRMGFATGNKQLIGALTRIKSYLDYGAFTPIQVAATAALNGPQDCVEEARALYQSRRDVMISGMAAAGWNIPSPEATMFAWAPIPEPFTELGSLEFSKLLLKEAKVAVAPGLGFGEHGDKFVRIAMVENEQRIRQAARNVKKFLSEADRHLAAYHDQKSGS is encoded by the coding sequence ATGAATTCCGATTTTCACCGCATTAAAAGGTTGCCCCCATACGTATTTGAAGAAGTTAATCGTATGAAAGCGGCGGCGCGAGCGGCGGGGGAAGATATCATTGATCTGGGAATGGGTAACCCGGATACACCGACCCCAAAGCATATTGTTGATAAACTGGTCGACACGGTACAGGATGGTCGGACCCATCGATATTCCACTAGCCGCGGGATCCCGGGGTTGCGCCGGGCAAACGCTGCTTATTACAAGCGGCGCTTCGGGGTTGATATTGATCCGGAGACAGAAACCATTGCAACCCTCGGCTCGAAAGAAGGGCTTGCGAACTTGGCGATGGCAATTACCACGCCAGGTGACGTGATCCTGTCACCAAATCCAAGCTATCCAATTCATCCTTACGGTTTCATTATTGCGGGCGCGGTTGTCCGGCATTTTGAGGTCGGACCGCATATTGATTTTTTTGAGGCGCTGGAGCGCGGGATGGCCCATTGCTATCCAACGCCGACCTGCCTGATCCTGAATTTCCCCTCCAATCCGACTGCCATGACGGTTGATCTGGATTTTTACCGCCGAGTTGTGGATTTCGCCAAGCAGCACGAAATGTATATTTTGTCCGACTTGGCCTATGCGGAAATTTACTTTGACGGAAACCCACCACCCTCGATCCTGCAGGTCGAAGGGGCGAAAGATATTGCGGTTGAGTTTACGTCGCTTTCCAAAACCTACTCCATGCCGGGCTGGCGGATGGGATTTGCTACGGGCAACAAGCAGTTGATCGGCGCGCTGACCCGGATAAAGTCCTATCTGGATTATGGGGCGTTTACGCCAATTCAGGTGGCGGCCACCGCAGCCTTGAATGGCCCACAGGATTGTGTGGAAGAGGCACGGGCACTTTATCAATCTCGTCGGGACGTAATGATTTCAGGGATGGCAGCGGCTGGGTGGAATATTCCATCCCCTGAAGCCACCATGTTTGCCTGGGCCCCGATCCCGGAGCCATTTACGGAACTAGGTAGCCTTGAGTTTTCAAAGCTTCTGTTGAAAGAGGCAAAAGTGGCGGTTGCACCTGGCCTTGGCTTTGGCGAGCATGGTGATAAGTTTGTTCGAATTGCCATGGTGGAAAACGAGCAGCGGATCCGTCAGGCAGCGCGTAATGTAAAGAAATTTCTGTCAGAGGCGGATCGCCATCTGGCAGCCTATCATGACCAGAAAAGCGGTAGTTAA
- a CDS encoding LysE family translocator → MLPDLATILLFISSAFMLTIAPGPDIIYVAMRGLAQGWKAGLVAALGLITGIFVHITLAAVGLSAVLASSPLLFALVKYAGAAYLIYIGWKIFHAPAVTVHKDGIAPPLGQIYRQTILMNILNPKVALFFLAFLPQFVSADSQNVTFELVFFGVLFQLTALVIMGSVGLFAGAITARLNQGASNSTRLTKVAGSAVMALGAYIPAQDLWAFWEQA, encoded by the coding sequence ATGCTTCCAGATCTGGCAACAATTCTACTGTTTATCTCATCCGCCTTCATGCTGACAATCGCGCCGGGGCCAGACATTATCTATGTGGCTATGCGCGGATTGGCACAGGGCTGGAAAGCGGGCCTTGTTGCAGCACTGGGGCTGATTACCGGGATTTTTGTCCATATTACTTTGGCGGCAGTTGGATTATCTGCCGTGCTGGCAAGCTCCCCCCTTCTTTTTGCGCTCGTGAAATATGCAGGGGCTGCTTACCTCATTTACATCGGCTGGAAGATTTTCCATGCTCCGGCCGTTACAGTCCACAAGGATGGAATTGCTCCTCCTCTTGGCCAGATTTATCGCCAGACCATTTTGATGAATATCCTTAATCCAAAAGTCGCGCTGTTCTTCCTGGCCTTCCTGCCGCAGTTCGTCAGTGCGGACAGCCAGAATGTGACGTTCGAGCTGGTTTTCTTTGGGGTCCTTTTCCAGCTGACAGCCCTTGTCATCATGGGGTCTGTCGGCCTATTCGCTGGCGCCATCACAGCCCGCCTAAATCAAGGCGCATCCAACAGCACCCGCCTGACAAAAGTTGCAGGAAGCGCAGTTATGGCCCTTGGCGCCTATATTCCAGCACAGGATTTATGGGCGTTCTGGGAACAGGCTTAA
- the glpX gene encoding class II fructose-bisphosphatase produces MSETSPLDRKLTLEIVRVTEAAARAACNLVGLGDEKAADQAAVDAMRTALNKLDIDGTIVIGEGERDEAPMLYIGEKVGTGKGPKIDIALDPLEGTTLTAKGGPNALAVIAFAESGNFLNAPDTYMEKIAVGGGYPEGIIDIDKSAGDNIKALAEAKGVPVNQMMACVLDRPRHADIIASIRETGARIKLISDGDVAGVMATANPETGVDMYVGTGGAPEGVLAAAALRCIGGQMQGRLVFRNDDEKARAVKWGISDFGRIYNLEELAAGNVIFAASGVTDGSMLKGVRQVGDRVQTETIVMRSQTGTVRYIRGSHRVK; encoded by the coding sequence ATGTCTGAAACTTCCCCACTAGATCGTAAACTGACCCTGGAAATCGTGCGGGTCACAGAAGCCGCAGCAAGAGCTGCCTGCAACCTTGTCGGTCTCGGTGACGAGAAAGCCGCTGATCAGGCTGCTGTGGATGCCATGAGAACAGCCCTGAATAAGCTGGATATTGATGGCACAATCGTGATCGGGGAAGGGGAGCGTGATGAAGCTCCTATGCTTTATATCGGCGAAAAAGTGGGAACTGGTAAAGGCCCCAAAATTGATATCGCATTGGATCCACTGGAAGGAACAACCCTGACAGCCAAGGGTGGTCCAAACGCACTGGCCGTTATTGCATTTGCAGAGTCCGGTAACTTCCTGAATGCACCTGATACCTACATGGAAAAAATCGCTGTTGGCGGTGGCTATCCTGAAGGGATAATTGATATCGACAAATCAGCTGGCGATAACATTAAGGCGCTGGCTGAAGCCAAGGGTGTTCCTGTGAACCAGATGATGGCTTGTGTGCTTGATCGTCCACGTCATGCTGACATCATTGCCTCTATTCGCGAAACAGGGGCGCGGATCAAACTGATCTCCGATGGTGATGTTGCCGGTGTGATGGCAACAGCAAACCCTGAAACTGGCGTTGATATGTATGTGGGTACAGGTGGTGCTCCAGAGGGTGTTCTGGCTGCTGCTGCTCTTCGCTGCATTGGTGGACAGATGCAGGGTCGTCTTGTTTTCCGGAACGACGACGAAAAAGCCCGCGCTGTAAAATGGGGCATCAGTGATTTTGGCCGGATCTATAACCTGGAAGAGTTGGCTGCTGGCAACGTGATCTTTGCGGCAAGTGGCGTAACGGATGGGTCCATGCTCAAAGGTGTGCGTCAGGTTGGCGATCGCGTTCAGACTGAAACGATTGTCATGCGCTCCCAGACTGGAACAGTTCGCTACATCCGTGGCAGCCACCGCGTAAAATAA
- a CDS encoding gamma carbonic anhydrase family protein → MSSNIRTFKGTTPEIDESAFIAPSAEVIGDVVIGEKSSIWFNCVVRGDVNYIRIGKRSNIQDGTVIHVSNGTHPTVVGDDVLVGHNCLVHGCTLEDGSFVGMGATILDGAVVEGGAMVAAGALVTPNKRVPRGELWGGSPAKCLRKLSDEEISNLTSGAKHYAELAQIYKLDEQ, encoded by the coding sequence ATGAGCAGCAATATCAGAACCTTCAAGGGGACAACCCCAGAGATTGATGAAAGCGCGTTCATCGCTCCGTCTGCTGAGGTGATTGGCGATGTTGTCATCGGCGAGAAATCCAGCATCTGGTTTAACTGTGTTGTGCGCGGTGATGTGAATTACATACGGATCGGCAAGCGCAGCAATATTCAGGACGGGACTGTTATTCATGTGTCCAACGGCACGCATCCAACTGTTGTTGGGGATGATGTTCTTGTTGGACATAACTGCCTGGTCCATGGCTGCACATTGGAAGATGGAAGCTTTGTCGGTATGGGGGCAACTATCCTGGACGGTGCGGTCGTTGAGGGCGGGGCCATGGTCGCGGCAGGCGCACTGGTCACCCCCAACAAGCGGGTTCCTCGCGGTGAGCTGTGGGGTGGATCCCCAGCCAAATGCCTGCGTAAGCTCAGTGACGAGGAAATCTCCAACCTGACGAGCGGCGCAAAGCATTATGCGGAGCTCGCTCAGATTTATAAATTAGATGAGCAGTAG
- a CDS encoding PHA/PHB synthase family protein — protein MTKTTEDFQLPTFPENSQEFTDNMAKLSEKSMELVNEFYEQQKSMGKPDLDPLNIGNAFLELTQKLLTEPDKLVQAQTELWQGYMNLWQNAAMAATGQKADPVIEPDKGDKRFKSEEWRKNQIFDYIKQSYLLTAKSINDMVADVEGMDEFTHKKVDFYTKQFTDALSPSNFFWSNPEVLKRTYETKGENLIAGMENLLEDMRNGRGQFNPRMVPEGVFKVGENVAVTDGKVVFQNDLMQLIQYTPTTKEVYKRPLLITPPWINKFYILDLKQENSFIKWCVDQGYTVFVISWVNPDERHIHKTFESYMSEGILAALDAIETTLGEKEVTAIGYCIGGTLMSATLAYLAAIDEDRIKACTFFATQTDFEDAGDLLLFTDEEQVQMIERKMKEAGYLEGKNMATTFNMLRSNDLIWSFVVNNYLMGKDPFPFDLLFWNCDTTNMPPQMHSFYLRNMYQKNLLSKPGGLTLGGQSIDLSKVKTPIFVQASKEDHIAPYTSVYKATQLMSGPAEFCLAGSGHIAGVINHPDAKKYQYWTNSSRKKYETAEDWFADATEHPGSWWPHWDKWLSKKSGKKVPARDPSKGKLKPLEDAPGSYVKVKAKPGKAAG, from the coding sequence ATGACCAAGACTACAGAGGACTTTCAACTCCCAACATTTCCTGAAAACAGTCAGGAATTCACTGATAATATGGCCAAGCTCTCGGAAAAGAGTATGGAGCTGGTAAACGAGTTTTACGAGCAACAGAAATCCATGGGCAAGCCTGACCTGGATCCGTTGAATATCGGAAATGCATTTCTGGAACTTACTCAGAAACTACTAACAGAGCCGGATAAACTCGTCCAGGCTCAGACCGAACTATGGCAGGGCTACATGAACCTTTGGCAAAACGCTGCCATGGCGGCAACTGGTCAGAAGGCTGATCCGGTCATTGAACCGGACAAAGGCGACAAGCGGTTCAAATCTGAGGAGTGGCGGAAAAACCAGATCTTTGACTACATCAAGCAGTCCTATTTGCTGACAGCGAAATCCATTAATGACATGGTCGCGGATGTAGAAGGTATGGATGAATTTACTCACAAGAAAGTAGATTTTTATACCAAACAATTTACCGACGCCCTGTCGCCGAGCAATTTCTTCTGGTCCAATCCTGAAGTCTTGAAACGGACCTATGAAACAAAGGGCGAAAACCTGATCGCAGGTATGGAAAACCTGTTGGAGGACATGCGCAATGGTCGCGGGCAATTTAATCCACGCATGGTGCCCGAAGGCGTTTTCAAGGTTGGTGAAAATGTTGCAGTTACTGATGGCAAAGTTGTCTTTCAAAATGATCTGATGCAGCTCATTCAGTACACTCCCACCACCAAGGAAGTGTATAAGCGCCCACTTCTGATTACACCGCCATGGATCAACAAATTTTATATTCTTGATCTCAAGCAGGAAAATTCCTTCATTAAATGGTGCGTTGATCAGGGTTACACCGTCTTCGTGATTTCCTGGGTTAATCCGGATGAGCGGCACATCCACAAAACGTTCGAAAGCTATATGTCGGAAGGCATTCTGGCTGCTCTTGATGCGATCGAAACAACATTGGGTGAAAAAGAGGTTACCGCCATTGGCTATTGCATCGGCGGAACGCTGATGTCAGCTACCCTTGCTTATCTCGCAGCGATTGATGAAGACCGGATCAAGGCCTGCACCTTCTTTGCGACCCAAACCGATTTTGAAGACGCAGGTGATCTGTTGCTCTTTACTGATGAAGAGCAAGTCCAGATGATTGAACGGAAAATGAAGGAAGCTGGATATCTTGAAGGCAAGAATATGGCGACCACCTTCAACATGCTTCGCTCTAACGATCTAATCTGGTCTTTTGTTGTGAATAATTATCTGATGGGTAAGGATCCCTTCCCGTTTGATTTGCTGTTCTGGAACTGCGACACGACCAACATGCCCCCGCAAATGCACAGCTTCTATTTGCGCAACATGTACCAGAAGAACCTGCTTAGCAAACCGGGCGGTCTAACCCTTGGCGGACAGTCCATTGACCTTTCCAAGGTCAAGACACCCATCTTTGTTCAAGCCAGCAAAGAAGATCATATCGCGCCTTATACATCTGTATATAAAGCCACTCAGTTGATGAGCGGTCCCGCCGAATTCTGTCTGGCGGGCTCTGGTCATATCGCGGGCGTGATTAACCATCCAGATGCCAAGAAGTATCAATACTGGACGAACAGTTCTCGCAAGAAATATGAAACGGCTGAAGATTGGTTTGCTGATGCGACGGAACACCCTGGTTCCTGGTGGCCACATTGGGATAAGTGGTTATCCAAGAAATCCGGCAAAAAAGTCCCTGCTCGCGATCCTTCAAAAGGGAAACTAAAACCTTTAGAGGACGCACCTGGGTCTTATGTCAAAGTTAAAGCAAAGCCTGGAAAAGCAGCGGGTTAG
- a CDS encoding GNAT family N-acetyltransferase codes for MVLSRELDFVEIKYRAAVDEDADGLIELVDRCYADYEGCILDVDAEEPQLRYIATYFAEKDGEFWVATRDAQIVGSIGYTYDKRVCEIKHLYVDNRIRRQGIATRLCDLVENAAHQREAEKLILWTDTRFETAHQLYERRGFKGKTETRELQDLSQTTEYYYEKSLRSA; via the coding sequence ATGGTTTTGAGTAGGGAGTTGGATTTCGTGGAGATTAAATACCGGGCAGCCGTGGATGAGGATGCGGATGGGTTGATCGAGCTGGTTGACCGTTGTTATGCGGATTATGAAGGCTGCATTCTGGATGTGGATGCAGAGGAGCCACAGCTTCGATATATCGCCACTTATTTTGCAGAAAAAGACGGTGAGTTCTGGGTTGCGACGCGGGATGCGCAAATTGTCGGATCCATAGGCTATACCTATGATAAAAGGGTCTGTGAAATAAAACATCTATATGTGGACAATCGCATCCGCCGCCAGGGTATCGCCACCAGGCTGTGTGATTTGGTCGAAAATGCCGCTCATCAAAGAGAGGCTGAAAAGTTAATTCTCTGGACGGATACGCGTTTTGAAACTGCTCATCAACTCTATGAGCGGCGGGGGTTTAAAGGCAAGACTGAGACACGAGAGCTACAGGATCTCAGTCAAACCACAGAATACTATTATGAGAAGTCTTTGCGCAGCGCATAA
- the argC gene encoding N-acetyl-gamma-glutamyl-phosphate reductase produces the protein MSETDTKIKAGILGASGYTGAEAMRLLLRHPSVDLTLLTADRKAGQSVEEVYPHLGGYGLPDMISVDEADWSSVDVVFCGLPHGTTQEIIATLPANVKVVDLSADFRIRNAETYAEWYGHPHMAMDLQKDAVYGLTEFYRDDVKAARLVACPGCYPTATLIALLPLVSAGLIDAKDLIIDAKSGVTGAGRGLKQNTLFSEAGEGLSPYSVAKHRHAPEIEQEVARAAGLDAAEMRVNFIPHLIPMSRGELVTCHVRLADGVSVQDIRTEFANRFKDEPFVRLLDEGNVPQTQMVRGSNHCVLNVFEDRIPGRATVIATIDNLVKGSSGQAVQNMNLMFGLPETLGLEQVALFP, from the coding sequence ATGAGTGAGACAGATACAAAAATCAAAGCTGGTATCCTGGGTGCCAGTGGCTATACGGGTGCGGAAGCGATGCGGCTTTTGCTCCGGCATCCATCGGTAGACCTGACCCTGCTGACAGCAGACCGCAAAGCTGGTCAATCCGTCGAGGAAGTTTATCCCCATTTGGGTGGCTATGGCCTGCCGGATATGATTTCCGTGGATGAGGCCGACTGGTCATCTGTCGACGTTGTTTTCTGCGGATTGCCTCACGGTACGACACAGGAAATTATCGCAACCCTGCCAGCCAATGTGAAGGTCGTTGACCTGAGCGCGGATTTCCGGATCAGGAATGCGGAAACTTACGCAGAATGGTACGGTCACCCCCATATGGCGATGGATCTGCAAAAGGATGCGGTATATGGCCTAACCGAATTTTACCGGGATGATGTGAAAGCCGCGCGGCTCGTGGCTTGCCCCGGTTGCTATCCGACAGCAACCCTGATTGCGCTTCTGCCGTTGGTATCTGCCGGGTTAATTGATGCCAAGGACCTGATCATCGATGCAAAATCCGGTGTGACAGGCGCGGGCCGTGGCCTGAAGCAAAACACACTTTTCAGTGAGGCTGGCGAAGGGCTTAGCCCTTACAGCGTTGCCAAGCATCGGCATGCACCTGAAATTGAGCAGGAGGTTGCCAGGGCAGCAGGACTGGACGCCGCTGAAATGCGGGTCAATTTTATTCCACATCTTATTCCGATGAGCAGGGGTGAATTGGTGACCTGTCATGTTCGGCTGGCAGATGGCGTCAGTGTTCAGGATATCCGCACCGAATTTGCAAACCGGTTCAAGGATGAGCCATTTGTCCGCTTGCTGGATGAAGGTAATGTCCCGCAGACCCAGATGGTTCGGGGATCAAACCATTGCGTCCTCAATGTGTTTGAGGATCGGATCCCGGGCCGGGCAACCGTAATTGCGACAATCGATAACCTGGTCAAAGGGTCTAGCGGACAGGCTGTTCAAAATATGAACCTGATGTTTGGACTTCCTGAAACCCTGGGACTTGAACAGGTTGCCCTGTTCCCATAA
- a CDS encoding PAS domain-containing protein: protein MSIKQFGDVDWSDDRLREFAAYWDSLRTSDELPRQSDFNPADVTHLLPGMAIYELQPDGQLHCRLMGTGLADAFGWDYTNLDFLSLWTDVEREQVRQHFIQMLKNGMGLYTDLIGYTESGVKVTGSSICLPALDNEGQANRIIGMTVAPERMGQFGTREDKVVTIHATRACHITF from the coding sequence ATGTCCATAAAGCAGTTTGGGGATGTTGACTGGAGTGATGACCGGTTACGCGAGTTTGCGGCTTATTGGGATAGCCTCAGAACTTCCGATGAACTTCCCCGGCAGTCAGACTTTAATCCAGCAGATGTAACTCATTTATTGCCAGGTATGGCGATTTATGAACTTCAGCCAGACGGCCAATTACATTGTCGCCTGATGGGGACTGGCTTGGCTGATGCATTTGGATGGGACTACACCAATTTGGATTTCCTGAGCCTTTGGACCGATGTGGAACGGGAGCAGGTTCGCCAGCACTTTATACAGATGCTTAAAAATGGCATGGGGCTTTACACCGATCTCATTGGCTATACGGAAAGCGGGGTTAAGGTCACTGGAAGTTCTATCTGCCTTCCTGCTTTGGATAATGAAGGGCAGGCAAACCGGATCATCGGGATGACGGTGGCGCCGGAGCGTATGGGGCAATTTGGAACCCGTGAAGATAAAGTTGTAACCATCCACGCAACGCGGGCATGCCATATTACTTTTTAG
- a CDS encoding homoserine dehydrogenase codes for MTRKAVVKMKVGIAGLGTVGAGVIKILNKHADLLTARSGESLEVSAISGRDRSKDRGVSLDGLTWYDNAVDMVSDPNVDMVLELIGGSEGTARDLCEAALKAGKPVVTANKALLAIHGTDLARLAEENNTFLAYEAAVAGGIPIVKAMREGLTGNAISRVYGILNGTCNYILTEMEETGRDFDPILTDAQALGYAEADPSFDVDGIDAAHKLAILTSLAFGTPVDFGSVYIEGIREVSALDIEFAKEFGYKIRLLGVARKTDKGIEQRVHPCMVRKETPIANVSGVFNAVVAEGDFVDSTVYEGRGAGEGPTASAVMADVVDIVAGRTTPTFGIPVAKMQESPKVPVEEHIGCYYVRLTVRDLPGVIADVSAAFRDEEISIESLLQRGRAPEAAVSVVLTTHEVKEAALLRALSVIEQFEHNVAKPQMIRIATL; via the coding sequence ATGACCAGAAAAGCGGTAGTTAAAATGAAGGTTGGAATAGCGGGACTAGGAACTGTCGGAGCAGGGGTCATTAAGATCCTCAATAAACATGCCGACCTTCTGACGGCTCGCTCAGGGGAGTCCCTGGAAGTGAGCGCTATATCTGGACGGGACCGGAGTAAGGATCGGGGCGTCTCTCTGGATGGGCTGACCTGGTATGATAATGCAGTGGATATGGTTTCGGACCCGAATGTGGACATGGTTCTGGAGCTGATTGGCGGAAGTGAAGGCACAGCCCGCGATCTTTGCGAGGCAGCCCTGAAAGCGGGCAAGCCTGTCGTTACAGCCAACAAGGCTCTTCTGGCGATCCACGGGACCGATCTTGCCCGGCTTGCAGAGGAAAATAACACGTTTCTTGCGTATGAAGCTGCAGTTGCGGGCGGTATTCCCATTGTTAAAGCCATGCGCGAGGGATTAACCGGAAACGCCATTTCCCGCGTCTACGGAATTCTCAATGGCACTTGCAATTACATACTGACCGAGATGGAAGAAACCGGCCGGGATTTCGATCCGATCCTGACAGATGCTCAGGCTCTCGGCTATGCAGAAGCGGATCCAAGCTTTGATGTGGATGGAATTGATGCGGCCCATAAACTGGCGATCCTGACCAGCCTTGCATTCGGTACTCCTGTTGATTTCGGCAGCGTTTATATAGAAGGAATTCGCGAGGTAAGTGCGCTTGATATCGAGTTCGCCAAAGAGTTCGGCTATAAAATTCGTCTCTTAGGCGTTGCACGGAAAACGGACAAAGGAATAGAGCAACGGGTTCATCCTTGCATGGTGCGCAAGGAAACCCCGATTGCCAACGTGTCTGGTGTATTTAATGCGGTCGTTGCAGAGGGTGACTTTGTGGACAGCACCGTGTATGAAGGGCGCGGTGCTGGTGAAGGTCCGACAGCTTCTGCCGTGATGGCGGATGTTGTTGACATTGTTGCCGGGCGGACAACGCCGACTTTTGGTATTCCTGTCGCAAAAATGCAGGAATCGCCTAAAGTTCCGGTAGAGGAGCATATTGGTTGCTATTATGTTCGTTTGACAGTGCGGGACCTGCCGGGTGTGATTGCTGATGTTTCAGCGGCTTTCCGAGATGAAGAGATCTCGATCGAGAGCCTGCTGCAACGGGGGCGGGCGCCAGAAGCTGCGGTTTCTGTTGTGTTGACAACACATGAGGTTAAAGAAGCTGCCCTGCTTCGTGCGCTATCTGTTATTGAACAATTCGAGCATAATGTGGCAAAACCACAAATGATTCGAATAGCGACACTTTAA
- a CDS encoding OmpA family protein, producing MVVTKIIPFELEVESLKRGASRMAIAASFLALAGCSTPDWVNPVNWFEDTADAPQQIEQPEEEVAKAPATSSDEDGEFPKLGDTPPVPGKTISIKDAETIEQGLKADKEKAQYTDQKLRADTAIQPLPTPKPVEAPAPAAAAPSASVASSGPLTAPATVAPVTSAPLTAPKPVSAGTAPTLAAPSQATQGGVKLMPNAAPVTTPEDAYAQRVPGGNTVVISGSGVNDVYQRQLAASAATTTTLPASTQFQSYPVQPLNNSAVAVSPIVQDTYNQPVALGYGNATGVGGAAQNVGYSSYGEPAAIIHFEVGSSRVGSGDMSKLRSIAKQYGQQGGIVKVVGHASSRTRELPLDRHKLVNLRMSQERATSVVKALINLGVPSESIAVESKSDLMPLTREAMPSDEAKNRRTEIFLVN from the coding sequence ATGGTTGTAACAAAGATTATTCCGTTTGAACTTGAGGTGGAGAGTTTGAAGCGTGGCGCGTCCCGAATGGCGATCGCAGCCAGCTTTCTGGCACTCGCAGGTTGTTCAACACCAGACTGGGTTAATCCAGTTAATTGGTTTGAAGACACCGCGGACGCACCCCAACAGATAGAGCAGCCCGAAGAAGAGGTTGCAAAAGCGCCAGCTACGTCTTCGGATGAGGATGGTGAATTTCCAAAATTGGGGGATACACCTCCGGTGCCTGGGAAAACAATTTCCATCAAGGACGCTGAAACAATTGAGCAAGGTCTGAAGGCCGACAAAGAAAAAGCTCAGTATACAGATCAGAAGCTACGCGCAGATACAGCGATCCAACCACTACCTACGCCCAAGCCGGTCGAAGCGCCAGCCCCGGCAGCAGCTGCACCTTCAGCATCGGTTGCCTCTTCCGGGCCACTTACAGCTCCGGCAACTGTTGCGCCGGTGACTTCAGCGCCCTTGACTGCGCCTAAACCTGTTTCAGCTGGGACTGCTCCTACGTTGGCCGCGCCATCTCAGGCTACTCAGGGCGGCGTTAAGCTGATGCCAAATGCAGCGCCAGTAACAACCCCGGAAGATGCTTATGCACAGCGTGTTCCAGGCGGGAATACAGTTGTGATTAGTGGCAGTGGTGTAAATGATGTTTATCAGCGTCAGCTGGCAGCTTCTGCAGCAACGACGACGACTTTGCCTGCAAGCACGCAGTTCCAGTCCTATCCTGTTCAGCCTCTGAATAACTCAGCGGTCGCTGTCTCACCGATCGTTCAGGATACCTATAACCAACCTGTTGCCCTTGGATATGGAAATGCGACAGGTGTTGGGGGTGCTGCCCAAAACGTCGGCTATTCCTCTTATGGTGAGCCAGCAGCCATTATTCATTTTGAAGTTGGATCCTCACGGGTTGGATCTGGCGACATGAGTAAACTGCGGTCCATTGCTAAGCAATATGGTCAACAGGGCGGTATCGTGAAAGTGGTCGGACATGCATCCAGCCGGACACGCGAACTACCTCTCGATCGGCATAAGCTTGTTAATCTGCGGATGTCTCAAGAGCGAGCGACCAGCGTGGTCAAAGCGCTGATTAATCTGGGTGTTCCGTCCGAGAGTATTGCCGTTGAATCCAAGAGTGATTTGATGCCTTTGACCCGCGAAGCCATGCCTAGCGATGAGGCAAAAAACCGCAGAACGGAAATCTTCCTCGTCAATTAG
- a CDS encoding CatA-like O-acetyltransferase yields the protein MNIKRVDLDRWSRKEAYHLFRKADFPFLSLTTDINVTPLMTTSRDMRPPLFNFTLFSVMRAINDIPELRMRFDEDGVFEVDRTDPSFTVPINENDFAFCEVPFAENWHEFNKIASERIEAAKTQTKLEDNADALNWTYLSCMPWIHLTGAMHPMMHKDDCIPRIVWGKYIQRGEDWILSLNLQAHHALVDGKHVADFFSKTEDFLAQVP from the coding sequence ATGAATATAAAGCGGGTTGATCTGGATCGCTGGAGCCGAAAAGAAGCCTACCATCTTTTTCGCAAAGCTGATTTTCCATTCCTGTCGCTAACGACAGATATTAATGTAACACCGCTGATGACAACGTCGCGAGACATGAGGCCACCACTTTTTAACTTCACACTTTTTTCGGTGATGCGGGCTATCAATGACATTCCGGAACTGCGCATGCGTTTTGATGAGGACGGGGTATTTGAAGTCGACCGGACCGATCCCTCATTTACGGTCCCGATCAACGAAAATGATTTTGCCTTTTGTGAAGTCCCCTTTGCGGAGAACTGGCATGAGTTCAACAAAATTGCCTCAGAGAGAATTGAAGCTGCGAAAACCCAAACCAAGCTGGAAGACAACGCAGATGCGCTGAACTGGACCTATCTTTCCTGCATGCCGTGGATACACCTTACAGGTGCCATGCACCCGATGATGCATAAAGATGACTGTATTCCGCGGATTGTCTGGGGCAAATATATCCAACGCGGCGAGGATTGGATTCTGTCTTTAAACTTGCAGGCCCATCATGCGCTGGTGGATGGCAAACATGTGGCTGATTTCTTCTCCAAGACTGAGGATTTCCTTGCTCAAGTCCCTTAA